The following nucleotide sequence is from Acidobacteriota bacterium.
AGATCGAGCTTCATCAGCTCATCCACCGTCTGAGCATTGGGCTCCAATATCTCAAGAAGACGCTTGTGGGTCCTGATCTCGAACTGCTCCCGCGACTTCTTATCCACATGGGGAGAACGATTGACGCAGATCTTGGTGATCTTGGTGGGAAGAGGAATAGGACCCACCACCTTCGCCCCGGTCCTCTTCGCTGTCTTCACTATCTCAGAGGTAGACTGATCAAGGATCCGGTGATCATAAGCCCTCAATCGTATTCGTATCTTCTCGCCAATCATCGCTTCCTCTGCCTTTCCACTAATATAGCTTTTACCTAAAAACCAAAACTACTTGATTATTTCGGTGACGGTGCCAGCACCTATCGTCCTTCCACCCTCACGAATAGCAAACCGTAACCCCTTCTCCATCGCTATCGGCGTGATCAGGTCTATCCGTAAATTCACATTATCTCCC
It contains:
- the tuf gene encoding elongation factor Tu (EF-Tu; promotes GTP-dependent binding of aminoacyl-tRNA to the A-site of ribosomes during protein biosynthesis; when the tRNA anticodon matches the mRNA codon, GTP hydrolysis results; the inactive EF-Tu-GDP leaves the ribosome and release of GDP is promoted by elongation factor Ts; many prokaryotes have two copies of the gene encoding EF-Tu): GDNVNLRIDLITPIAMEKGLRFAIREGGRTIGAGTVTEIIK
- the rpsJ gene encoding 30S ribosomal protein S10; this translates as MIGEKIRIRLRAYDHRILDQSTSEIVKTAKRTGAKVVGPIPLPTKITKICVNRSPHVDKKSREQFEIRTHKRLLEILEPNAQTVDELMKLDLPAGVDVEIKAYGPERE